From a single Pseudoalteromonas nigrifaciens genomic region:
- the zorA gene encoding anti-phage ZorAB system protein ZorA: MLDFMPSEHWLIPQSVLGVSFWLALIAVFVVALISIIVLTVKSNSRVKQVRHIINGESITTLYDNSLAISERAKASKSKIVHSLWHEFGESLVKDDRLQRVYNTLDAEHFFNHKTLSAGLTSNRLLAATPSFLTAIGVLGTFMGLTMGLRDINIGSEDIEVLKVGINSMMSGAAFAFVTSVWGVGLSLLLNFIEKIAERLIIRNITAVQHRIDFLYPRLPAEKSLVDISKNTSDSSEALKELHERIGDKLQETISGVSDSMQDAFTNALNNVMAPAMQSLVSNTSQQTSGVLEHLISNFTESMQAAGRGQGELIQKSTEQMHEAVSSLSGQMSAVLEQSSKQAELMAQQQAGASSQFNQQLEVMLSKSEERQQLMEQKLFTAIESQQQSQATREANHVDNLQSVLGGWLTEQSQTLNKLSDSMAEVQSAMGESNRGFVNELSSQNEKTTAQQQAFTSGLETSLQSFMQSSEQRQKTLEETFGSLINSQQLEASKRDSEYREQLQSQLGQWLAQQDQMLTSMTDAVKRTQTHMDSVIAQHKDVIGELKTVAESSATSSQNLSNSANQIGVLSGNLLKATELFDTRLADMTDTIKGISAQNDGLANHVIEQAKVLRGLETSLVATTEQFGNTAKLAQSGFSEMKTHQSEFIRGVEASFEGLSNTLAKQVSDIEKQTNEWLRSYSSEVNTQVKERMETWNTTTLEFGDQMRRTVSSISDLVDELERS; this comes from the coding sequence ATGTTGGATTTTATGCCATCAGAGCATTGGTTGATACCGCAATCTGTATTGGGGGTATCTTTTTGGCTTGCATTAATAGCCGTGTTTGTTGTTGCTTTGATCTCGATTATTGTACTTACGGTTAAGAGCAATAGTCGAGTAAAGCAAGTTAGGCACATTATTAATGGTGAATCTATTACTACGCTTTATGATAATAGCTTGGCTATCAGCGAGCGTGCTAAAGCGTCAAAATCTAAAATAGTGCACAGCCTGTGGCATGAATTTGGTGAAAGCTTAGTAAAAGATGATCGCTTGCAACGTGTTTATAATACGCTGGACGCGGAGCACTTTTTTAACCATAAAACCCTTTCTGCTGGGCTTACATCTAACAGGTTATTAGCGGCTACCCCCTCATTTTTAACCGCAATTGGTGTGTTAGGTACCTTTATGGGCCTCACTATGGGTTTGCGTGATATTAATATTGGAAGTGAGGATATAGAAGTATTAAAAGTTGGCATAAACAGCATGATGAGTGGTGCCGCTTTCGCCTTTGTTACCTCTGTATGGGGGGTAGGTTTGAGCTTACTGCTCAACTTTATTGAAAAAATAGCGGAGCGTTTAATCATACGAAATATTACTGCTGTGCAACACCGCATTGATTTTTTATATCCGCGCTTGCCTGCTGAAAAATCACTTGTTGATATTTCTAAAAACACCAGTGATAGCAGTGAGGCTTTAAAGGAATTGCATGAGCGTATTGGTGATAAATTACAGGAGACGATTTCGGGTGTGAGTGACAGCATGCAAGATGCTTTTACTAACGCACTTAATAATGTAATGGCACCTGCTATGCAGTCGTTAGTCAGTAATACCAGCCAACAAACCAGCGGCGTGTTGGAGCATTTAATTAGTAACTTTACCGAAAGCATGCAAGCGGCAGGTAGAGGCCAAGGTGAGCTTATACAAAAGTCGACTGAGCAAATGCACGAGGCCGTAAGTAGCCTGAGCGGGCAAATGAGCGCAGTGCTTGAGCAAAGCAGTAAACAAGCTGAGCTAATGGCCCAGCAACAAGCGGGGGCATCATCGCAATTTAATCAGCAACTCGAAGTGATGCTGAGCAAAAGTGAAGAACGCCAACAGCTTATGGAGCAAAAGTTATTTACGGCGATCGAATCGCAGCAGCAATCCCAAGCGACGCGTGAAGCAAACCATGTAGATAATTTACAGTCGGTATTAGGTGGTTGGTTAACTGAGCAATCGCAAACGCTTAATAAGCTTTCTGACTCTATGGCCGAAGTACAAAGCGCTATGGGCGAATCGAACCGTGGATTTGTTAATGAGCTTTCTAGCCAAAACGAAAAAACAACGGCGCAGCAACAGGCGTTTACTAGTGGCCTTGAAACAAGTTTACAAAGCTTTATGCAAAGCTCTGAGCAGCGCCAAAAGACGCTTGAAGAAACGTTTGGCTCATTGATTAACAGCCAACAGCTTGAAGCCTCTAAGCGTGACTCAGAGTATCGTGAGCAATTACAATCGCAGTTAGGTCAGTGGCTAGCACAACAAGACCAAATGCTTACCTCGATGACTGATGCTGTAAAACGTACGCAAACACATATGGATTCGGTTATTGCACAGCATAAAGACGTTATTGGAGAGCTTAAAACGGTTGCGGAGTCATCTGCTACAAGTAGCCAAAACCTAAGTAATAGCGCAAACCAAATTGGGGTGTTATCGGGCAATTTATTAAAAGCAACAGAGCTGTTTGATACGCGCTTAGCTGATATGACCGACACTATTAAAGGTATTTCAGCTCAAAATGATGGATTAGCGAATCACGTAATTGAACAAGCTAAAGTGCTAAGAGGGCTCGAAACCTCACTTGTTGCTACAACAGAGCAATTTGGTAATACAGCTAAATTAGCTCAAAGTGGCTTTAGCGAAATGAAAACACACCAAAGTGAGTTTATACGTGGTGTTGAGGCATCGTTTGAAGGGCTAAGTAATACTTTAGCTAAGCAAGTGTCTGATATTGAAAAGCAAACAAATGAGTGGCTACGCAGCTATTCATCAGAAGTAAATACGCAAGTTAAAGAGCGTATGGAAACCTGGAATACCACAACCCTTGAGTTTGGTGACCAGATGCGCCGTACAGTAAGTTCTATTTCTGATTTAGTGGATGAATTGGAGCGTAGCTAA
- a CDS encoding restriction endonuclease subunit S, giving the protein MTGGTPKTTISEYYEDGTVPWIVSGDIHKGEIFDCDKKITELAVENSNARYLPKDSVLIALNGQGKTRGTVALLRASNATCNQSIVSINPNNQRELFSDYLFYFLKSQYRQIRNITGDKDRAGLNMPLIRSITIPLPPLEEQKRIAAILDKADAIRRKRQQAIQLADDFLRSVFLDMFGDPVTNPKGWEVKKLDEVGVLDRGKSKHRPRNDPKLLGGEHPLIQTGDVAKSGGYITSYSATYSDFGLAQSRKWKAGTLCITIAANIAKTGILTFEACFPDSVVGFKPNQLVTTEYVQTWLSFLQKILEANAPESAQKNINLAILRDLDIPLPPIEQQIRFTNTVEKINELKRKLNNSSKLNKDGFNSLSQKAFAGEL; this is encoded by the coding sequence ATGACTGGTGGAACACCAAAAACGACAATCTCAGAATATTATGAAGATGGAACTGTACCTTGGATTGTTTCAGGGGATATTCACAAAGGTGAGATTTTTGATTGTGATAAAAAAATTACAGAACTAGCTGTAGAGAACTCAAACGCAAGATATTTACCAAAGGATAGCGTTCTTATCGCACTAAATGGTCAAGGTAAAACTCGTGGGACAGTAGCATTATTGAGAGCATCAAATGCTACTTGTAATCAATCCATTGTTTCAATAAACCCTAATAACCAAAGAGAGTTATTCTCAGATTACTTATTTTACTTTTTAAAATCTCAGTATCGTCAAATTAGAAATATTACTGGAGATAAAGATAGAGCAGGGTTGAACATGCCACTTATACGTAGCATAACAATCCCACTTCCACCACTCGAAGAACAAAAACGCATAGCAGCGATTTTAGATAAAGCCGACGCCATCCGCCGCAAACGCCAACAAGCCATCCAACTCGCCGACGACTTCCTACGCAGCGTATTCCTAGACATGTTCGGCGATCCTGTCACTAATCCAAAGGGGTGGGAAGTTAAGAAACTTGATGAAGTTGGAGTATTAGACAGAGGCAAGTCCAAACATAGGCCAAGAAATGATCCAAAGTTATTAGGCGGTGAACATCCGTTAATCCAGACTGGTGATGTTGCTAAATCTGGTGGATATATAACATCTTACAGTGCAACTTATTCTGACTTTGGTTTAGCTCAAAGTAGAAAATGGAAAGCGGGGACACTTTGCATAACTATTGCGGCAAATATTGCAAAAACGGGTATCTTAACTTTTGAGGCGTGTTTCCCTGACAGTGTAGTCGGGTTTAAACCAAATCAATTAGTTACAACAGAGTATGTTCAAACTTGGCTTAGCTTTTTGCAGAAAATTCTTGAAGCTAACGCCCCTGAATCGGCTCAAAAAAATATTAACCTAGCTATATTACGTGATTTAGATATTCCTTTACCACCGATAGAACAACAAATTCGTTTTACGAATACTGTTGAAAAAATAAATGAGCTTAAGAGAAAGTTGAATAATTCTAGTAAGTTAAATAAAGATGGTTTTAACTCACTAAGCCAAAAAGCCTTTGCTGGCGAGTTATAA
- a CDS encoding type I restriction-modification system subunit M: MITGPLKSKIDKLWEEFWTGGITNPLTVVEQITFLMYARMLDMNEQADEKRSARTKQPFNRRFSDAEQHIRWQNLRHLGAEELYKLVKDELFPFFSKTSDDVSPEGAVFNEFMKDAQLMIQKQSLLVKAVEMVNDLPLENADTKGDLYEYLLSKLTTAGINGQFRTPRHIIRAMVEMMDPDVTSQICDPSTGTGGFLSVSYEYLLQKYTSAEGVEREPVLDVDGNVQLDDSGKPLENCLYSGDLITPEQRSHIDTNMFNGFDFDATMLRVAAMNLVMHGIKQPGIHYQDTLSQNFKEHYPQKAKEGFDIILANPPFKGSLDEEDVCPELLRKVKTKKTELLFVALIERMLKVGGQSATIVPDGVLFGSSKAHVQLRQMLVDNNQLEAVISLPSGVFKPYAGVSTAILIFTKGGSTDHVWFYDVQADGFSLDDKRTPIKTNDLPSLISEFKARDKAQATSGSNDKTQKAFWVSKDDIVSNKYDLSINRYKEVVYEEETYEPPKEILGKLVSLENEILADLKELEGML; encoded by the coding sequence ATGATCACCGGACCTTTAAAAAGTAAAATAGACAAACTATGGGAAGAATTTTGGACAGGCGGAATAACTAACCCGCTTACCGTAGTAGAGCAAATTACTTTTTTAATGTACGCCCGCATGCTCGACATGAACGAGCAAGCCGACGAAAAACGAAGTGCACGTACCAAGCAGCCATTTAACCGCCGCTTTAGCGACGCAGAGCAACACATTCGTTGGCAAAACCTGCGCCATTTAGGCGCAGAAGAGTTATACAAACTAGTTAAAGATGAGCTGTTTCCGTTTTTTTCAAAAACCTCAGACGACGTATCGCCAGAAGGCGCGGTATTTAACGAGTTTATGAAAGACGCGCAATTAATGATTCAAAAGCAAAGCTTGTTGGTAAAAGCCGTTGAAATGGTAAACGATCTCCCGCTTGAAAACGCCGACACCAAAGGCGATTTGTACGAATACTTGCTTAGCAAACTCACCACCGCAGGCATTAACGGCCAATTTAGAACGCCGCGCCACATTATACGTGCCATGGTCGAAATGATGGACCCAGACGTTACCAGCCAAATTTGTGACCCATCAACCGGCACCGGTGGCTTTTTATCGGTAAGTTACGAATACCTGTTACAAAAATACACATCAGCCGAGGGCGTCGAGCGCGAACCCGTGCTTGATGTGGATGGCAACGTACAGCTTGATGACAGCGGCAAACCGCTTGAAAATTGTCTCTATTCAGGTGATTTAATTACTCCAGAGCAGCGCAGCCACATAGATACAAACATGTTCAACGGCTTTGACTTTGACGCTACCATGCTACGCGTAGCTGCCATGAACTTAGTAATGCACGGTATTAAACAACCGGGCATTCATTATCAAGATACCCTAAGCCAAAACTTTAAAGAGCACTACCCACAAAAGGCAAAAGAAGGTTTTGACATAATACTCGCCAACCCGCCATTTAAAGGCAGCCTAGACGAAGAAGACGTATGCCCTGAGTTATTACGTAAAGTAAAAACCAAAAAAACCGAGCTGCTATTTGTTGCCCTTATTGAGCGCATGTTAAAAGTAGGCGGGCAGTCGGCCACTATCGTACCCGACGGCGTACTCTTTGGCTCATCAAAAGCGCACGTACAACTTCGCCAAATGCTGGTAGATAACAACCAGCTAGAAGCCGTAATTTCACTGCCAAGTGGCGTGTTTAAACCCTACGCCGGCGTTTCAACCGCCATACTTATATTCACTAAAGGCGGCAGCACCGATCACGTATGGTTTTACGATGTTCAAGCCGATGGTTTTAGCTTGGATGACAAGCGTACTCCAATAAAAACCAACGACTTACCAAGCCTAATCAGCGAATTTAAAGCCCGTGATAAAGCACAGGCAACAAGTGGTAGTAATGATAAAACCCAGAAAGCCTTTTGGGTAAGTAAAGACGACATAGTTAGCAATAAATACGACCTTTCAATCAATCGCTACAAAGAAGTGGTGTACGAGGAAGAAACATACGAACCGCCAAAAGAAATTTTAGGTAAATTAGTGAGCTTGGAAAATGAAATACTGGCTGATTTAAAAGAGCTGGAGGGGATGCTGTGA
- the rhuM gene encoding virulence protein RhuM/Fic/DOC family protein, whose protein sequence is MANQGVVIYQTPDGSLSFDIQFKNESLWMSQAQMADLFGTKRPAITKHLSNIFKTGELEQEVVSSILEQTTEHGAIAGKTQKSKTKFYNLDAIISVGYRVNSTQATRFRQWATKTLKQHLLKGYTLNQERLAQNATELDNALQLVKRIAVLPQNSEFGAGLVDIIASYTQTFLWLQQYDEGLLNSPKGELGGALTPLNDAKIAISQLKQNLINKGEATKLFAQERNNGLNAIWGALDQSVFGEPAYPSIESKAAHLLYFVVKNHPFSDGNKRTAAFLFVDFLNRNQRLLNENYQPVINDTGLAAITLLVAESNPKEKDTIIRLIENLLSQN, encoded by the coding sequence ATGGCTAATCAAGGTGTTGTTATATACCAAACTCCGGATGGTTCGTTATCTTTTGATATTCAATTTAAAAATGAATCGCTTTGGATGTCTCAAGCGCAAATGGCTGATTTATTTGGAACGAAGCGACCCGCTATTACAAAGCACTTGTCTAATATTTTTAAGACTGGTGAACTGGAGCAAGAAGTGGTTAGTTCCATTTTGGAACAAACCACTGAACACGGTGCAATAGCTGGGAAAACACAAAAATCAAAAACTAAATTTTACAATCTTGATGCTATTATTTCCGTGGGCTACCGCGTTAACTCAACCCAAGCAACGCGCTTTCGCCAATGGGCGACTAAAACATTAAAGCAGCATTTATTAAAAGGCTACACTTTAAACCAAGAGCGATTAGCACAAAATGCAACAGAGCTAGATAACGCATTACAACTCGTTAAACGTATTGCTGTTTTGCCACAAAACAGTGAGTTTGGTGCAGGGCTTGTAGATATAATTGCCAGTTACACGCAAACCTTCTTATGGCTACAACAGTATGATGAAGGACTGCTTAATTCACCAAAAGGGGAATTAGGCGGTGCACTTACACCACTTAATGATGCAAAAATCGCGATTTCACAGCTTAAGCAAAACCTTATAAACAAAGGCGAAGCCACCAAGTTATTTGCACAAGAGCGTAACAATGGCCTAAATGCAATTTGGGGCGCGTTAGATCAAAGTGTATTTGGTGAGCCTGCCTACCCAAGCATAGAAAGTAAAGCGGCGCATTTATTATATTTTGTTGTTAAAAACCACCCATTTAGTGATGGCAATAAACGCACCGCAGCATTTTTATTTGTCGATTTTCTAAATCGTAATCAACGCCTGTTAAATGAAAATTATCAACCCGTAATAAACGACACAGGCTTAGCGGCAATAACCTTATTAGTCGCAGAGTCAAACCCTAAAGAAAAAGACACCATTATTCGCTTAATCGAAAATTTATTAAGCCAAAATTAA
- a CDS encoding DEAD/DEAH box helicase family protein gives MKQSMNFEHIQSKWPELHQLAAFAEDYAITDPQSSLVKLRCFAEKVVGYLYKELSLPVLPTSNIFDKLTADDFTSAVPRLITDKLHAIRKSGNQAAHEGKVDQQQAIWILKESYFVASYLFMAYANGTQQECPEFKAPEQTQPSNQSDAQFAKKNKQLTQQLAENQARLKRALDELEAAELAQKQAQQQTAKLKQTIDAEKLNQVKTRNEQIVNSSFNFNEDETRKRIIDLDLRNAGWNVALDDKSTEDVGKEVKVTDQPTTTGIGYVDYVLWDDDGKPLGVIEAKRTRENIEKGRQQATLYANALEKQYGQRPVIFYSNGWDIKILDDAQGYNSRGLYGYYSKDSLQYLIKQRTLKKELNTTPIDTAVAGRLYQMETITRVCERFSDKHRKALIVQATGTGKTRVSIALAKRLLDAGWAKRVLFLCDRKELRKQAGNAFTEHTKEPVHIVGKSAKNTAASARVFIATYPGMLRIMNKYDVGHFDLIVADESHRSIYNIYGDIFKYFDALEVGLTATPVEMVSRSTCDLFSCDYKMPTANYPLEDAIEQGNLVPYKIVSYTTQFLREGIKKDNLTDEQIAQLEEQGIDPNELDFDAKQIDEAIKNKDTNRLILRNLMEKGLRDKDGQLPGKTIIFARNIAHAELMAQLFSELYPQHGANFCRVIHSKYERAEELIDDFKSSDENSVRIAVSVDMLDTGIDVPECVNLVFAKPIKSKVKFWQMIGRGTRLCENLYGPGKHKTHFLIFDHWANFEYFDENPEEEDVKQAKSLLQKLFEARVTLAQTALKKANMDVFDQTIKLIHDDICLLPMESISVRDNWQVVETFKDLKRLNQFIPDDVQTLLEEVAPLMQWRNIMGQSEAYKFDSELTTIQTLLITDESQIDLAKQNVMNKVESLQMHLNEVRSKAPAIAEIQTEQYWQYLTHAALEQSRINLRSIIHLRNKDITPPKSDFILDIKEDANQIHEADRLTKIVSIDYQIYRQEVEKTLTPLFETDSVLQKIRNGEQVTEADLAQLSSLVHTQNPSVDLNTLKEFFPESTASLDKILRTIVGMDKNAIEQSFTTFVQQIHTHVNAKQQRFIGMLKNHLIRHGSIEIAQLYDAPFTQIHDMGLDGVFSQQQADVIEQFIKQFDVQLGDKNQSVEKEVRL, from the coding sequence ATGAAGCAGTCAATGAACTTTGAACATATTCAATCTAAGTGGCCAGAGCTACACCAGTTAGCCGCTTTTGCAGAAGACTATGCGATTACCGATCCGCAAAGCTCATTGGTTAAGCTGCGTTGCTTTGCCGAAAAAGTAGTAGGCTACTTATACAAAGAGCTTAGCTTACCTGTTTTACCAACGTCTAACATTTTCGATAAACTCACCGCCGACGACTTTACCAGTGCCGTGCCGCGTTTAATAACCGATAAGCTCCATGCCATACGTAAAAGCGGCAACCAAGCCGCGCATGAAGGCAAAGTAGATCAACAACAAGCTATTTGGATATTAAAAGAAAGCTACTTTGTAGCCTCTTATTTGTTTATGGCTTATGCCAATGGCACGCAACAAGAATGCCCAGAGTTTAAAGCGCCTGAGCAAACACAACCTAGCAATCAAAGCGATGCCCAGTTTGCTAAAAAGAACAAGCAACTCACTCAACAATTAGCCGAAAATCAAGCCCGTTTAAAACGCGCGCTTGACGAACTAGAAGCCGCAGAGCTTGCACAAAAACAAGCCCAGCAGCAAACAGCAAAACTAAAACAAACTATTGATGCAGAAAAGCTTAACCAGGTTAAAACCCGCAATGAGCAAATTGTTAACTCAAGTTTTAACTTTAACGAAGATGAAACCCGTAAACGCATTATCGACTTAGACCTGCGTAATGCAGGTTGGAATGTAGCACTTGACGACAAATCAACAGAAGACGTTGGCAAAGAAGTAAAAGTAACAGATCAACCTACAACAACAGGCATAGGTTATGTTGATTACGTATTATGGGATGACGATGGCAAGCCACTTGGCGTAATTGAGGCAAAACGCACCCGCGAAAATATCGAAAAAGGCCGCCAGCAAGCAACGCTTTATGCCAACGCGCTCGAAAAGCAATATGGTCAACGCCCCGTTATTTTTTATTCAAACGGCTGGGATATAAAAATTCTTGATGACGCGCAAGGTTATAATAGCCGTGGTTTATACGGTTACTACTCAAAAGATTCCCTGCAATACCTAATAAAGCAACGCACGCTTAAAAAAGAGCTAAACACCACGCCAATAGATACCGCAGTAGCAGGGCGTTTGTATCAAATGGAAACCATAACCCGTGTGTGTGAGCGCTTTAGTGATAAACACCGCAAAGCGCTTATTGTGCAAGCAACCGGCACAGGTAAAACACGCGTATCTATTGCCCTTGCCAAACGGCTGCTCGATGCAGGTTGGGCTAAGCGCGTACTATTTTTATGTGATCGAAAAGAGCTACGTAAACAAGCGGGTAATGCCTTTACTGAACACACCAAAGAGCCAGTACACATTGTAGGCAAAAGCGCTAAAAACACCGCAGCAAGTGCGCGTGTTTTTATAGCAACCTACCCAGGCATGCTGCGTATAATGAACAAGTACGACGTAGGCCACTTTGACCTAATAGTAGCCGATGAATCGCACCGTTCAATTTATAATATTTATGGTGATATTTTTAAATACTTTGACGCGCTAGAAGTGGGCTTAACCGCCACGCCGGTTGAAATGGTATCGCGCTCAACCTGTGACTTGTTTAGCTGTGATTACAAAATGCCAACAGCCAATTACCCACTTGAAGACGCCATAGAACAAGGCAACTTAGTCCCTTACAAAATTGTAAGTTACACCACACAATTTTTACGCGAAGGCATTAAAAAAGATAACCTAACCGATGAGCAAATAGCCCAACTAGAAGAGCAAGGGATTGATCCGAACGAGCTCGACTTTGACGCAAAACAAATAGACGAAGCCATTAAAAATAAAGACACCAACAGGCTAATACTACGTAACTTAATGGAAAAAGGCCTGCGCGATAAAGACGGTCAGCTACCAGGTAAAACTATTATATTTGCCCGTAACATAGCTCACGCCGAATTAATGGCGCAGTTGTTTAGCGAGCTTTACCCGCAGCATGGTGCTAATTTTTGCCGCGTTATTCACTCAAAGTACGAACGCGCTGAAGAGCTAATAGACGACTTTAAATCAAGCGACGAAAACAGCGTACGCATAGCCGTATCGGTCGATATGCTCGACACCGGCATAGACGTACCAGAATGTGTAAACCTTGTATTTGCCAAACCCATAAAATCAAAAGTAAAGTTTTGGCAAATGATTGGCCGTGGCACACGCTTATGCGAAAACCTATATGGCCCTGGCAAGCACAAAACTCACTTTTTAATATTCGACCACTGGGCAAATTTTGAATACTTTGATGAAAACCCAGAAGAAGAAGACGTAAAACAAGCTAAATCGTTACTGCAAAAGCTATTTGAAGCGCGGGTAACCCTTGCACAAACCGCCCTCAAAAAAGCCAATATGGATGTGTTTGATCAAACAATAAAATTAATTCACGACGATATTTGCTTACTGCCAATGGAATCAATATCGGTGCGCGACAACTGGCAAGTGGTCGAAACCTTTAAAGACCTAAAACGCCTTAATCAGTTTATCCCTGATGATGTACAAACGTTGCTAGAAGAAGTAGCGCCGCTTATGCAATGGCGTAACATTATGGGGCAAAGTGAAGCGTATAAATTTGATTCTGAGCTAACCACCATTCAAACGCTGTTAATTACCGATGAAAGCCAAATTGATTTAGCTAAACAAAATGTAATGAACAAAGTTGAATCGCTACAAATGCACTTAAACGAAGTACGTAGCAAAGCACCTGCAATAGCAGAAATACAAACCGAGCAATATTGGCAGTATTTAACCCATGCAGCGCTTGAGCAAAGCCGCATTAATTTACGCAGTATTATACACCTGCGTAATAAAGACATAACACCGCCAAAAAGTGACTTTATACTCGATATAAAAGAAGACGCAAACCAAATACACGAAGCTGATAGGCTTACAAAAATAGTCTCTATTGATTATCAAATATACCGACAAGAGGTTGAAAAAACACTCACCCCGTTATTTGAAACCGACAGCGTTCTGCAAAAAATTCGCAATGGCGAACAAGTAACCGAAGCCGACTTAGCGCAATTAAGCTCGTTAGTGCATACGCAAAACCCAAGTGTTGATTTAAATACATTAAAAGAGTTTTTTCCCGAATCAACCGCTAGCTTAGACAAAATATTGCGTACCATAGTCGGCATGGATAAAAACGCCATAGAGCAAAGCTTTACAACCTTTGTGCAGCAAATACACACCCATGTTAATGCCAAGCAACAGCGCTTTATTGGTATGTTAAAAAACCACCTAATTCGCCACGGCTCTATTGAAATAGCCCAGCTTTACGACGCACCTTTTACACAAATACACGACATGGGGCTCGATGGCGTATTTAGCCAGCAACAAGCCGACGTAATAGAGCAATTTATTAAGCAGTTTGATGTACAATTGGGTGATAAAAACCAATCTGTTGAAAAAGAGGTGAGATTGTAA
- the csm6 gene encoding CRISPR-associated ring nuclease Csm6 — MKNILLIVTGASPQVLTETLFALYQQGKPIPEEIFVITTKSTKPMLTNGLFEQGHLAKLIADYKLPDIKLPDENIWLIEDDEGQPINDAKSEIEQTYMADFITRKVFELTNKNDISIHASIAGGRKTMAFYLGYAMSLLGREQDSLSHVFVNNEFEFVRDFYYPTPYDHIIDGKNGTQVNCINAKVTLAEIPFVRMRQSIDETLIASMQSASFSQTVASLNSAHKKDLTLEVNAKAKTLTFAGIEIKLTAKETAFYLWLNQYSQSEHKKLVVGRDFEESLRYSKEYLMLLQQNSSDLRIFRDTFGIEPEDFRDGLYNDLKVMEKTFVQQTRSRINNKINKVLPNELAKKVAIDSNNQSFETSYWLSAATSNIKINITA, encoded by the coding sequence ATGAAAAATATTCTACTAATAGTTACTGGTGCAAGCCCACAAGTATTAACCGAAACTCTTTTTGCGCTTTATCAGCAGGGTAAGCCTATTCCCGAAGAGATTTTTGTTATTACTACAAAAAGCACAAAGCCAATGCTTACTAATGGATTATTTGAGCAAGGTCATTTAGCTAAATTAATAGCAGATTATAAACTTCCTGATATTAAACTCCCCGATGAAAATATTTGGCTAATAGAAGACGATGAAGGCCAACCTATTAATGATGCTAAATCTGAAATAGAACAAACTTACATGGCCGACTTTATTACCCGTAAAGTGTTTGAACTTACCAATAAAAACGATATTAGTATTCATGCATCTATTGCTGGTGGACGTAAAACAATGGCGTTTTATTTAGGCTATGCCATGTCATTATTAGGCCGTGAGCAAGATTCGCTCAGTCATGTATTTGTGAATAACGAATTTGAATTTGTCAGAGACTTTTACTACCCAACACCTTATGACCATATTATTGATGGTAAAAACGGCACGCAGGTCAATTGTATTAATGCAAAGGTAACCCTTGCCGAAATACCCTTTGTACGAATGCGCCAATCTATAGACGAAACTCTAATTGCTTCAATGCAAAGTGCATCGTTTAGCCAAACAGTAGCAAGCTTAAACTCAGCTCATAAAAAAGATTTAACCCTTGAAGTAAACGCAAAAGCAAAAACGCTCACCTTTGCAGGTATCGAAATTAAACTTACCGCAAAAGAAACCGCCTTTTATTTATGGTTAAACCAATACAGCCAAAGTGAACATAAAAAGCTAGTTGTGGGTCGTGATTTTGAAGAGTCTTTGCGTTACAGCAAAGAATATCTCATGCTTTTACAGCAAAATAGTAGTGATTTACGTATATTCCGCGATACGTTTGGCATAGAGCCCGAAGATTTCAGAGATGGTTTATACAATGATTTGAAAGTAATGGAAAAAACCTTTGTGCAACAAACGCGCAGCCGCATAAACAATAAAATAAATAAGGTGTTACCAAACGAGCTTGCTAAAAAAGTAGCGATTGACTCTAATAACCAAAGCTTTGAAACAAGCTATTGGTTAAGTGCAGCAACAAGTAACATAAAAATAAATATAACAGCTTAA